The Paraburkholderia sprentiae WSM5005 genomic interval GAGCGCGCCTGCAGGACAAGACCGTGATGCTGTTCGTTGGCGGCCTGCGTCCGCGCCACGTGATCGGCGCCTACGAGGACCTCGGCATGAACGTGGTCGGCACCGGCTACGAATTCGGCCACAACGACGACTATCAGCGCACCACGCACTACGTGAAGGACGGCACACTGATTTACGACGACGTGACCGGCTACGAGTTCGAGAGGTTCGTCGAACAGGTCCAGCCCGATCTGGTCGGTTCCGGCATCAAGGAAAAGTACGTATTCCAGAAGATGGGCGTGCCGTTTCGCCAGATGCACAGCTGGGACTATTCCGGTCCATATCACGGTTACGACGGCTACGCCATTTTCGCGCGCGACATGGACATGGCCATTTCCAGCCCGGTATGGGGGCTCGCCAAGGCGCCCTGGAAGGCAACCCCCTAAGCGCCGGCCACCGCACTGATCGCCGGCCGGAAGGCCTTTGAATTGAATATCAGGAGCATCCCGTGCCCCAATCCGCAGACCAGATTCTCGATCAGGAACTCCTGTTCCGTGAGCCCGAATACCAGAAAATTTTCCAGGCGAAAAAGGAAAATTTCGAGTTCAACCATTCAGACGAGCAGGTCAAGCAGATCGTCGAGTGGACCAAGAGCGAAGACTACCGGCAAAAGAACTTTGCACGCGACTCGCTCACCATCAACCCAGCCAAGGCCTGCCAGCCGCTCGGCGCAGTGTACGTGGCCAACGGCTTTCACAAGACGCTCAGTTTTGTGCATGGCTCGCAGGGCTGTGTAGCGTTTTACCGCTCGCACTTCTCGCGTCACTTCAAGGAGCCGACCTCATGCGTCAGCTCGTCGATGACCGAGGACGCGGCGGTGTTCGGCGGCACGAACAACATGATCGACGGGCTCGCAAATGCGTACAACCTGTACAAACCCGACATGATCGCGGTCTCCACGACCTGCATGGCGGAAGTGATCGGCGATGACCTCGACGCGCTCATCAAGAACAGCAAGCAGAAGGGCAGCGTGCCGGAAGACTATGACGTGCCGTTCGCGCACACGCCGGCCTTCGTCGGCAGCCACGTGACCGGCTACGACAACGCGCTCCTCGGCATCCTCAAGCACTTCTGGGACGGCAAGGCCGGCACAGCGATGCCGCTTGAGCGCGTGCCCGACGACAGCGTCAACTTCATCGGCGGCTTCGACGGCTACGTGGTCGGCAACATGAAGGAAATTCGCCGCATCTTCGATCTGTTCGGCGTGACGGTGAACATCATCTGCGACCCATCCGAAACCTGGAATACGC includes:
- the nifK gene encoding nitrogenase molybdenum-iron protein subunit beta — its product is MPQSADQILDQELLFREPEYQKIFQAKKENFEFNHSDEQVKQIVEWTKSEDYRQKNFARDSLTINPAKACQPLGAVYVANGFHKTLSFVHGSQGCVAFYRSHFSRHFKEPTSCVSSSMTEDAAVFGGTNNMIDGLANAYNLYKPDMIAVSTTCMAEVIGDDLDALIKNSKQKGSVPEDYDVPFAHTPAFVGSHVTGYDNALLGILKHFWDGKAGTAMPLERVPDDSVNFIGGFDGYVVGNMKEIRRIFDLFGVTVNIICDPSETWNTPTDGKFRMYEGGTTKEEVERALNAKATFVFQEYCCEKTSKFIGEHGQEVVVLNSPVGVAGTDQFLMEISRVTGKSIPAQLEKERGQLVDAMADSQAHLHGKRFALYGDPDQMLGYTQFLLELGAEPAHVLATNGNETWAAKVQALFDASPYGAGCKVYPKRDLWHMRSLLFTEPVDFLIGNTYGKYLERDTKTPLIRMVFPIFDRHHYHRFPTWGYEGGLRVLVTLLDEFFEALDANTIDVAKTDYSYDIIR